The following are encoded in a window of Penaeus vannamei isolate JL-2024 chromosome 17, ASM4276789v1, whole genome shotgun sequence genomic DNA:
- the LOC113823465 gene encoding kynurenine/alpha-aminoadipate aminotransferase, mitochondrial has protein sequence MDYSKFISKMSSNRKPSGISEMRKYLAEPSPSLVWLASGMPNPQLFPFREATVRLSDGSVLELGGDLMATGLQYGPTPGYIPLVQQLKDMTLRNHSPPRWGESDLLVTVGCQDGLAKALEMLLDPEDCVVVQEPCYSDVLCILAPLTPKFVVVSADERGMCPLSLRKGLERAAQDGGPVPKVMYLVPNACNPTGTTMDEARRREIYSIASEYDLIILEDDPYYFLQYDDQEPLPPSFLRLDTDGRVLRFDSFSKIFSAGLRVGYVTGPTPLLERMTWHMQASVLCPPGITQVMVSELLRKWGDEGFNKHIAKLREFYRAQRDTMLQAAEKHLAGLCEWTVPKGGIFLWFKVPGLRDTTPMLLERAVTRDVVLVPGRDFMVEEKKPCQYMRAAYSCATPEQMMEGMRNLARLVREELALQKES, from the exons ATGGATTATTCGAAGTTCATATCAAAGATGTCTTCAAATCGAAAGCCATCTGGAATCAGCGAAATGC GGAAGTACCTGGCCGAGCCCTCTCCCTCGCTGGTGTGGCTGGCCTCGGGAATGCCCAACCCCCAGCTGTTCCCCTTTCGCGAGGCCACCGTCAGGCTCAGCGACGGCTCTGTCCTCGAACTCGGCGGGGACCTCATGGCGACCGGGCTGCAGTACGGACCGACGCCGGG GTACATCCCCCTGGTCCAGCAGCTGAAGGACATGACCCTCCGGAACCACAGTCCTCCGCGCTGGGGTGAGAGCGACCTCCTGGTGACTGTCGGCTGTCAGGACGGGCTGGCGAAGGCGCTGGAGATGCTCTTGGACCCCGAGGACTGCGTGGTGGTGCAGGAGCCTTGCTATTCGGATGTTCTGTGCATT CTCGCCCCACTGACGCCGAAGTTCGTGGTCGTGTCCGCTGACGAGAGGGGAATGTGTCCGTTGTCGCTGAGGAAAGGACTCGAAAGGGCAGCGCAGGATGGAGGACCTGTGCCCAAG GTCATGTATTTGGTGCCTAACGCATGCAACCCCACGGGGACCACCATGGACGAGGCGCGGCGGAGGGAGATCTATAGCATCGCCTCCGAGTACGACCTCATTATCCTCGAGGACGACCCTTACTACTTCTTGCAGTATGACGACCAGGAA ccaCTGCCCCCGAGTTTCCTGCGGCTGGACACGGACGGGAGAGTCCTGAGGTTCGACTCCTTCTCCAAGATCTTCAGCGCCGGCCTCAGGGTGGGCTACGTGACGGGGCCGACGCCGCTGCTCGAGAGGATGACGTGGCATATGCAGGCCAGTGTCCTGTGCCCGCCCGGGATCACGCAG GTAATGGTGAGCGAACTGCTCCGGAAGTGGGGCGACGAAGGGTTCAACAAGCACATAGCCAAGTTGAGGGAATTCTACCGAGCTCAGAGAGACACCATGTTGCAGGCCGCGGAGAAGCATCTTGCAG GGTTGTGTGAATGGACGGTGCCCAAGGGAGGGATTTTTCTATGGTTtaag GTGCCCGGCCTCCGCGACACGACGCCCATGCTGCTGGAGAGGGCGGTCACCAGGGACGTGGTGCTCGTCCCTGGGAGAGACTTCATGGTCGAGGAGAAGAAACCCTGTCAGTACATGAGGGCTGCCTACTCCTGCGCCACGCCCGAGCAGAtgatggag GGGATGAGGAACTTGGCTCGACTAGTGAGGGAGGAACTGGCGCTGCAGAAGGAATCCTGA
- the Blos2 gene encoding biogenesis of lysosome-related organelles complex 1 subunit 2 translates to MLKEMDLNNKDGETGPPGPNNRPQEPLARGIVDDDDGLSDFGSPKRGPTLSTSTSSFEALDPHDPNLSHLATLMFSHTSNYLQGELSAVLEDYALLEQMNKATITKYADMRQIGGSVSRALKDLNEKYLALQPYLDQIDQIEDSVTKLEAAAYKLDAYSKRLEAKFKSLEKK, encoded by the exons ATGCTAAAGGAAATGGATTTAAATAACAAGGATGGAGAAACTGGGCCTCCGGGGCCCAACAATCGACCACAGGAGCCCCTAGCCAGAggaattgttgatgatgatgatggactcAGTGACTTTGGATCCCCAAAACGAGGCCCAACATTGTCCACAAGCACAAGCAGTTTCGAAGCTCTGGACCCTCATGATCCAAATCTCAGTCACCTGGCAACTTTAATGTTTTCACACACATCAAATTACTTACAG GGAGAGTTGTCTGCAGTCCTTGAGGATTATGCATTACTGGAGCAGATGAACAAGGCAACCATCACCAAATATGCCGATATGCGACAAATAGGAGGAAGCGTCAGTCGAGCACTGAAAGACCTTAATGAAAAGTATTTAGCACTGCAGCCATATCTAGACCAGATAGATCAGATTGAGGATAGTGTAACTAAGCTGGAAGCTGCTGCTTACAAACTTGATGCATATTCCAAAAGACTAGAAGCAAAATTCAAAAGCTTAGAGAAAAAATAA
- the LOC113823461 gene encoding kynurenine/alpha-aminoadipate aminotransferase, mitochondrial: MRSAKRTTDGVALPYFLQLSLISSLLSSRMNYSRFLTKLSQNRQPSLIRELTNLLTDASPELVFMAGGLPNPQMFPFQAASITMKDGRAITIHPKLMTDCLQYGPTAGYPPLVKKLKSLTERLHAPPRWADTDLIVTAGSQDGLCKALEMMIEPGDFVVTQEPCYTGTLSILNPFEPRYVAVKCDHEGMNPKALKEALSQWKPEEIRDVKTGVPKVLYINPNACNPTGVSVGEKRRREIYDIASEYNLIILEDDPYYFVQFGNLKDFPPSFLSMDTEGRVLRFDSFSKVLSSGLRLGYVTGPKPLVERIVLHKQVSILHASSMSQVLISELFEMWGEDGFLKHTEAVQEFYLKQREAMLEAAEKHLTGLCEWAVPTGGMFLWLKVPGVSETWEMILNRALKKDVILVPGRAFMCDPTTPCSYMRAAFSIVTPEKMEKGLKNLSDLIREELELQKA, translated from the exons ATGCGTAGTGCAAAAAGGACGACGGACGGGGTagctcttccttattttctccagCTTTCTCTTATTTCATCTCTCTTGTCATCCAG AATGAACTATTCGAGATTTTTAACAAAATTATCTCAGAATCGGCAGCCTTCTTTGATACGTGAATTAA CGAACTTGCTAACCGATGCATCACCGGAGTTGGTCTTCATGGCGGGGGGATTGCCAAACCCTCAGATGTTCCCCTTTCAAGCTGCTTCTATAACCATGAAGGACGGCCGAGCGATCACAATTCATCCAAAGCTTATGACAGACTGTCTGCAGTATGGCCCAACAGCTGG GTATCCACCATTGGTTAAGAAGCTGAAGTCCTTAACAGAAAGACTCCATGCGCCACCACGATGGGCTGATACGGATCTCATTGTCACAGCAGGGAGCCAGGATGGTTTGTGCAAGGCACTGGAAATGATGATTGAGCCGGGGGATTTTGTTGTGACCCAAGAACCATGCTACACCGGTACTCTATCCATT CTAAACCCTTTTGAACCACGTTATGTAGCAGTGAAGTGTGATCATGAAGGCATGAATCCTAAAGCCTTAAAAGAGGCGTTGTCCCAGTGGAAACCAGAAGAAATTAGAGATGTCAAGACAGGAGTTCCAAAA GTACTGTACATCAACCCAAATGCATGCAACCCAACTGGAGTATCTGTAGGCGAGAAACGACGTAGGGAAATATATGACATTGCTTCGGAATACAATCTTATAATTCTTGAAGATGATCCATACTACTTTGTACAGTTTGGAAACTTAAAG GACTTCCCTCCCAGTTTTCTCAGTATGGATACAGAAGGAAGAGTTTTAAGGTTTGATTCCTTTTCCAAAGTACTGAGCTCAGGACTTCGACTGGGCTATGTAACTGGGCCAAAGCCGCTTGTCGAGAGGATTGTTTTACACAAGCAAGTTTCGATTCTACATGCATCTTCCATGTCACAG GTGCTAATTAGTGAGCTTTTTGAAAtgtggggagaggatgggttCCTGAAACATACAGAAGCAGTTCAAGAGTTTTACTTGAAGCAGAGAGAAGCCATGTTGGAAGCAGCAGAAAAACACCTTACAG GTCTATGTGAATGGGCTGTTCCAACAGGTGGAATGTTCCTCTGGCTCAAG GTACCTGGTGTGAGTGAAACATGGGAAATGATCCTGAATAGAGCTTTGAAAAAGGATGTTATTCTTGTACCCGGCAGGGCATTCATGTGTGACCCTACCACACCTTGTTCATATATGAGAGCTGCATTTTCCATTGTCACTccagagaagatggagaag gGTCTAAAGAATTTGTCTGACTTGATACGAGAAGAACTTGAACTTCAGAAAGCTTAA